From Oncorhynchus mykiss isolate Arlee chromosome 6, USDA_OmykA_1.1, whole genome shotgun sequence, the proteins below share one genomic window:
- the LOC110526331 gene encoding secretory carrier-associated membrane protein 5 isoform X2 gives MAENNFPPIPGFIPLQPCFYQDFDEEIPEQHRTMCKRLYHLWILHAITLAVNLVGCFVWMLGGGGVTNFGMAIIWLILFTPCSYVCWFRPIYKAFKTDSSFNFMAFFFVFMAQVGISIIQCIGIPGWGNCGWLATISFFSYNLWIALLMLIPTLFFTATATLSFIALTKVHNFYRGSGGSIGKAQEEWTTGAWKNPHVQQAAQQAAMGAATGAMMPDQQYSSNTPQYNDNQM, from the exons ATGGCTG AGAATAACTTTCCTCCAATACCGGGGTTCATCCCCCTGCAGCCGTGTTTCTACCAGGACTTTGATGAGGAGATCCCTGAACAGCATCGCACCATGTGCAAGAGACTCTACCACCTGTGGATCT TGCATGCAATCACCCTGGCTGTGAATCTGGTGGGCTGCTTTGTGTGGATGCTGGGTGGAGGGGGCGTGACAAATTTTGGCATGGCCATCATATGGTTGATTCTCTTCACCCCCTGCTCCTATGTGTGTTGGTTCAGGCCCATCTACAAGGCCTTCAA GACTGACAGCTCGTTCAACTTCATGGCGTTCTTCTTTGTGTTCATGGCCCAGGTGGGCATCAGTATTATCCAGTGCATAGGGATCCCAGGCTGGGGAAACTG CGGCTGGCTGGCCACCATCTCTTTCTTCAGCTACAACCTTTGGATCGCCTTGCTGATGCTCATCCCCACCCTCTTTTTCACTGCCACGGCAACGCTGTCCTTCATCGCCCTCACCAAG gtCCATAACTTCTACCGTGGCAGCGGGGGAAGCATAGGCAAGGCTCAGGAGGAGTGGACTACAGGGGCCTGGAAGAACCCCCACGTCCAGCAGGCAGCGCAGCAGGCAGCTATGGGAGCCGCCACGGGGGCCATGATGCCGGATCAGCAGTACTCCAGCAACACCCCACAGTACAATGACAACCAGATGTAG
- the LOC110526331 gene encoding secretory carrier-associated membrane protein 5 isoform X1: MAAENNFPPIPGFIPLQPCFYQDFDEEIPEQHRTMCKRLYHLWILHAITLAVNLVGCFVWMLGGGGVTNFGMAIIWLILFTPCSYVCWFRPIYKAFKTDSSFNFMAFFFVFMAQVGISIIQCIGIPGWGNCGWLATISFFSYNLWIALLMLIPTLFFTATATLSFIALTKVHNFYRGSGGSIGKAQEEWTTGAWKNPHVQQAAQQAAMGAATGAMMPDQQYSSNTPQYNDNQM; the protein is encoded by the exons ATGGCTG CAGAGAATAACTTTCCTCCAATACCGGGGTTCATCCCCCTGCAGCCGTGTTTCTACCAGGACTTTGATGAGGAGATCCCTGAACAGCATCGCACCATGTGCAAGAGACTCTACCACCTGTGGATCT TGCATGCAATCACCCTGGCTGTGAATCTGGTGGGCTGCTTTGTGTGGATGCTGGGTGGAGGGGGCGTGACAAATTTTGGCATGGCCATCATATGGTTGATTCTCTTCACCCCCTGCTCCTATGTGTGTTGGTTCAGGCCCATCTACAAGGCCTTCAA GACTGACAGCTCGTTCAACTTCATGGCGTTCTTCTTTGTGTTCATGGCCCAGGTGGGCATCAGTATTATCCAGTGCATAGGGATCCCAGGCTGGGGAAACTG CGGCTGGCTGGCCACCATCTCTTTCTTCAGCTACAACCTTTGGATCGCCTTGCTGATGCTCATCCCCACCCTCTTTTTCACTGCCACGGCAACGCTGTCCTTCATCGCCCTCACCAAG gtCCATAACTTCTACCGTGGCAGCGGGGGAAGCATAGGCAAGGCTCAGGAGGAGTGGACTACAGGGGCCTGGAAGAACCCCCACGTCCAGCAGGCAGCGCAGCAGGCAGCTATGGGAGCCGCCACGGGGGCCATGATGCCGGATCAGCAGTACTCCAGCAACACCCCACAGTACAATGACAACCAGATGTAG
- the LOC110526331 gene encoding secretory carrier-associated membrane protein 5 isoform X3, whose amino-acid sequence MCFTVHAITLAVNLVGCFVWMLGGGGVTNFGMAIIWLILFTPCSYVCWFRPIYKAFKTDSSFNFMAFFFVFMAQVGISIIQCIGIPGWGNCGWLATISFFSYNLWIALLMLIPTLFFTATATLSFIALTKVHNFYRGSGGSIGKAQEEWTTGAWKNPHVQQAAQQAAMGAATGAMMPDQQYSSNTPQYNDNQM is encoded by the exons ATGTGTTTTACAGTGCATGCAATCACCCTGGCTGTGAATCTGGTGGGCTGCTTTGTGTGGATGCTGGGTGGAGGGGGCGTGACAAATTTTGGCATGGCCATCATATGGTTGATTCTCTTCACCCCCTGCTCCTATGTGTGTTGGTTCAGGCCCATCTACAAGGCCTTCAA GACTGACAGCTCGTTCAACTTCATGGCGTTCTTCTTTGTGTTCATGGCCCAGGTGGGCATCAGTATTATCCAGTGCATAGGGATCCCAGGCTGGGGAAACTG CGGCTGGCTGGCCACCATCTCTTTCTTCAGCTACAACCTTTGGATCGCCTTGCTGATGCTCATCCCCACCCTCTTTTTCACTGCCACGGCAACGCTGTCCTTCATCGCCCTCACCAAG gtCCATAACTTCTACCGTGGCAGCGGGGGAAGCATAGGCAAGGCTCAGGAGGAGTGGACTACAGGGGCCTGGAAGAACCCCCACGTCCAGCAGGCAGCGCAGCAGGCAGCTATGGGAGCCGCCACGGGGGCCATGATGCCGGATCAGCAGTACTCCAGCAACACCCCACAGTACAATGACAACCAGATGTAG